The segment GGACAAACGAGCCTGAAATTCCCGGCAGTACCATACTGCATATTGCCACCACTCCGCATAGAAAAACATAAAGGAAATTGGCGTTTTCAGAACCGGGAGAAATAAGCGAAATAACAACCGCAACAGCGGCGCCCACTACAAACATAATCCATATGGTTACTTTCCATTTAGAAACTGTTTTACCCACATAATAAATTGAAGCCAGAATAAGCCCAAAGAAAAACGCCCATATATAAACAGGGTAATTCGCAAACAGATATTTAAAAAGTTTTGCAACCGAAATTATGGCAACAGCCATACCCGTGCCCATTGCGGCTAAAAACATAAAATCCACACGGGCGGCAAACCCTTTAAAATCGCCTTTCAAAAGCAGTTTTACGGCTTTTATATCAAAAGATTTTATCGCGTTTATAAGCCTTTCAAATACACCCACTATTACAGCCAGCGTACCGCCGGACACTCCCGGAATTACATTTGCAACGCCGATTGAAACGCCTTTTAAAGCGTTAACAATGAATTCATTAACTGTATTATTACCTTTCTTTTTTTCCGTTTCATTAATTTTTATTTTTTTCTTCACAGATCCCCCGATTTTTCAGAACAGCTTCGTATTCTTAATTGAACATCTTTTATAACAAATAAAGCAAAATATTAATGGTGGAGCAGATCGGGATCGAACCGACGACCCTCAGACTGCCAGCCTGATGCTCTCCCAGCTGAGCTACTGCCCCACCTGATCCGGGATTTAAAAATTCAAACCTTTTCATTGTCAAATACCGATTTTTACAGGCATTTCTTTAAAAAAATAAGTTAAAGTATAGTATATTTTCATAGCATAAATGTCAAGCGCAATTTGGAGGCTTAGAGGCTTAGATGCTTGGAGGCTTGGCGGACAGGAAGAGCCGAGGGACGGAGGGACAGAGGGACGGAAGGTCGGAAGGTCGGAAGCAAAGACAATAACAAGACAAATACC is part of the Candidatus Goldiibacteriota bacterium genome and harbors:
- a CDS encoding DUF368 domain-containing protein codes for the protein MKKKIKINETEKKKGNNTVNEFIVNALKGVSIGVANVIPGVSGGTLAVIVGVFERLINAIKSFDIKAVKLLLKGDFKGFAARVDFMFLAAMGTGMAVAIISVAKLFKYLFANYPVYIWAFFFGLILASIYYVGKTVSKWKVTIWIMFVVGAAVAVVISLISPGSENANFLYVFLCGVVAICSMVLPGISGSFVLILMGNYELVVIKGISEMNLAVLIPFALGCVVGIVAFAHIISWIMKKFKDGTIATLTGFIAGSLLLIWPWKTAIPKLDSLGQVIMRKGREVVAGYQWNMPELSAETAIAFFIMAAGAVIIIVIEKIAVEK